A genomic window from Clostridium aceticum includes:
- a CDS encoding bifunctional enoyl-CoA hydratase/phosphate acetyltransferase encodes MIKTLEELVKTAQEQAKMRLVVAAAEDKDVLQAVAQAQEKKIIEAILIGDQVKITAIAKYLAIDLNCTIIHIPDLVEAALEAVKMVSNGKADFVMKGILDTSILLKAVLDKEVGLRTESLLSHVMVYEVPTYHKLLFLTDGGMNISPTLEEKKSILKNAITSAKAIGIEKTKVACLAAKEKVSDKMQATIDAQALKELAEGGYFGKDAIVEGPIAFDLAISKNAAEIKGFSSPVAGETDVLLVPTIEVGNGIGKALTYMAKAKSAGIIMGARAPVVLTSRADDAETKLYSIALGSVIAAFNK; translated from the coding sequence ATGATAAAAACTTTAGAAGAATTAGTAAAAACTGCTCAAGAGCAGGCCAAAATGAGATTAGTGGTGGCAGCTGCTGAAGATAAAGATGTACTTCAAGCAGTGGCACAAGCACAAGAGAAGAAGATTATAGAAGCCATATTAATTGGTGATCAAGTTAAAATAACAGCCATAGCCAAATACCTAGCAATAGATCTAAACTGTACTATAATTCATATACCTGATTTAGTGGAGGCTGCTTTAGAGGCGGTCAAAATGGTGTCTAACGGTAAAGCTGATTTTGTTATGAAAGGGATATTAGATACATCTATTTTATTAAAGGCAGTACTAGATAAGGAAGTGGGATTAAGAACGGAAAGCCTACTAAGTCATGTTATGGTATATGAGGTACCAACCTATCATAAACTACTTTTTTTAACTGATGGGGGAATGAATATTTCACCTACATTAGAAGAAAAAAAGAGTATTTTAAAGAATGCCATCACTTCTGCGAAAGCTATAGGTATTGAAAAAACAAAGGTGGCTTGCTTAGCTGCTAAAGAAAAGGTAAGTGACAAAATGCAGGCCACAATAGATGCACAGGCACTAAAGGAATTAGCAGAGGGAGGTTACTTTGGAAAAGATGCTATAGTAGAAGGACCTATAGCCTTTGACTTAGCTATTTCTAAAAATGCTGCTGAAATAAAGGGATTTAGCAGCCCAGTAGCAGGAGAAACAGATGTGCTGTTGGTTCCTACCATTGAAGTAGGAAATGGTATAGGAAAAGCACTGACCTATATGGCAAAGGCTAAGTCAGCTGGTATCATTATGGGGGCTAGGGCTCCAGTAGTTTTAACCTCAAGAGCTGACGATGCAGAAACAAAACTATATTCTATTGCTTTAGGAAGTGTTATTGCTGCTTTTAATAAATAG